The region GTAAAAATGAAAAAGATATTTATAATTAACGGCGGACAGAAATTTGCTCATTCAGGCGGAAAATTCAACAAAACAGTTCAGGACTGGACAACCGAATTTCTTTCCAAAAACAACGAATACGAAATAAAAACAACTCACGTAGAAGACGATATTGATCTTGACAAAGAAGTAGAAAAATTTGTCTGGGCAGATGTTATCATTTACCACACACCAGTTTGGTGGTTTCAATTACCAAACCTTTTCAAAAAATACATCGACGATGTTTTCACCGCAGGTCACAACAAAGGAATTTACAAAAGCGACGGAAGAAGCCGTGTAAATCCAGACATCAACTACGGAACCGGCGGACTTCTGCACGGACGAAAATATATGTTGACCACAAGCTGGAATGCTCCTGCAACTGCTTTTACACTTCCGGGCGAATTCTTCGATCAAAAGTCGGTTGATGAAGGCGTAATGTTTGGTTTCCACAAAATGAACAAATTCACAGGAATGGAAAAACTAGACGGATTCCATTTTCATGATGTTGAGAAAGGCGCTACGACAGAAAATATCGCTATCTTTAAAGAGAATTACACGAAACACTTAGAGCAAACTTTTAAAAACTTATAATTATGATTTCGATTACCGCAATTTTAAAAAGTAAACCAGAGCATTTAATTGAAGTTAAAAATATGCTTACCCACCTAATTACCGAAACTAGAAAAGAAGAGGCCTGCATTCGTTACGATTTACATACCTCCGAAAATGTTTTTATTCTTTGGGAAGAATGGAAAGATCAGCCAGGATTAGATTTACACAATAGTCAATCCTATCTGCAAGATTTCATCAAAAAAACAGAAACCTTGGTTTCAAGTCCAATACAGGTCTATAAAACAGAACAAATTTTATAAGTTTTTTAGTTAGCCACGAATTACACAAATTTCCACTAATTTTTATCCGCTAAGAAAAAATTAATTCGTGAAAATTAGCGTAATTTGTGGCTATAAAAAAATTATTTAATTCCGCCAAAAGCACCGAAACACATATTTTTATGCAAAATTTCGACTTTTGAAAAACCAACTTTTTTCATTAAATCCAATTGATAATTCATCGATCTCGGAGAATCTTCTTTTTCAATATAATCCAAAACTTTTTGGCGATACTCCGCCCCTCCAATTCCTTCCAAATATTCTCCATAACGTTGCCAAGTATATTCGTTCAATAATTCTGTGTCCTGTGTGATTAAATCCGAAATCATCAAACATCCTCCAGGTTTCAACAATTTAAACAATTTAGTAAAAGTAGTTTCCCAATCTTCATCATCACGCAAATGATGTAAAACGGCACCCGCTAAAATAATATCAAAACTGTTTTCTTCTAAATCCAATTCACGAATATCGCCTTGTTTTATTTCGACTTTTTCATTTGTTACTGCTGAAACTCTTTCAAAAGCACGATCTAACATCGGTAAACTCAAATCGACCAAAGTGCAATTCAAGTTTGGTACTTTAGACAACATCATCAAAGTATAATTTCCCGCTCCACAGCCAACATCTAACACCTTTTTAGCATTAGGAACGATACGTTTTGAAGCTTCAGTAATTAATTCCAAAGAAATAGTCGCATCTATTGTAGCCACTTGCCCTGTTTCTAAATTTGAAAATCGTTCGACATCCTTATCAAATCGTTCTTTAATTTCTTGAATAGTTGATTTTTTCATGGTCTTTTGTTTTTTTATCTCTCGCAGATCACGCAGATTTAGGGGATCTTTTTGCTATTATTGATCGGAATTTTTATGATTAAGAATGATTTTAATAAAATTAATTAATAATCTGTCCTATCTGCTGAATCTGCGAGAGAATTGTTTTTCCTTTAAAGTTAGGGGGCATTCGTTAAGAGTTATGTGTCATTTCTTTCACGCTTTACTCATAACATTTAACTCTTAACTTCTAAAACCAAAACTATCTCTTTCATAAATACTTTAAAAATACTATTTTTATCAATTAACAATACTTTAAAAGTATCATGGAATTACGTCATTTAAAATATTTTCTGGCTGTAGCCGAAGAACTGAATTTTACCAAAGCTTCAGAAAAACTCTTTATTTCACAGCCACCATTAAGCCGACAAATAGCAGAATTAGAAGAAGAACTTCAGGCAAAGCTTTTCATTAGAAATAATAAAAAAGTCGAACTCACAGAAGCAGGAAAATATTTTGAAAAAGAAATTAAAACTCTTTTCCAGAATTTGGAACTTATTTCTGCAAAGACAAAAAAGATAGCCGAAAATGTTTCTGGTGAATTCAGAATCGCTTATATCAGTTCGATTTATTCAGCAGTAATTTCAGATTTAATAAAACATCTTAAAGCACAATTTCCTTATGTAAATTTCAAACTTTTTGAAATCTCAACCACCAAACAAATCGATGCTTTAGAACAAGGTAAAATCGAAATGGGAATTATTCGTTCTCCCGTAAAATCTCCAAAAATCAAATCGCATTTATGGTTTCAGGACGGATTTTCAATTGTTTTTAATAAAAAGAATATTCAGATAAAATCGGAAAAAGAAATTCTAAACCTGAAAGATGAAACTTTCGTTTTCTTCAACAAAGATTATGCACCACATTATCACGAAGTTTTACTCGAACTTTGCGCATTTTATGGCTTTACGCCAAAGATTATTCACGAAGCGAATAATATCAATTCAATAGTTCAACTAGTCAAAAACGGATTAGGAATTTCGATTGTTCCTTCGAATATTGCAAAGAATAATCAAGATCCTGAAATTGATTTTATTGAATTGAAGAAAGTGAATCTTTTTACAAATGTTTCAATTATAACTTCTAAAGAGGATGATTCTGAAATTACAAAAACTGCTGTTGATTTTTTATTGAATAAAAGTAGTTCACGCTAAGTTTTGTGATGAAATTAATCTCGCAAAGACGCGAAGGCGCAAAGTTTTTATTTATAAGTTGCGTCCAGCTTTAGCTGGATGGGGAAATAATTAAGTTTAAAAGGCTTTAGCCAAACAACTACAGATTTGGCTAAAGCCTTTTTCAATTCAACTTTTGTACCTCCAGCTAAAGCTGGAGGCAATTCAAAAAATCCTTTTAATCCTTTAATCTGTGGCAAAAAAACTTTGCGCCTTAGCGTCTTTGCGAAATTAAATTATAAAAAAACTTTCCGCCTTAGCGCCTTCGTGGCCATAACAAAAATTCGTTACAATTTAGTACAGAAATCCACATTATAAAAAGAGAACTTTTAAATACCTTAGCAAATTCAAATTCTACAATAAAAATTCAATATAAAAATGGCTGAGCAATCTTCAATTCAGTGTCCAAACTGCGGAACTCCTATCGATGTCAATGATGTTTTAAAACATCAATTGGAAGACAGCATCCGTAAAGAATTTCAACAAAAAGCAACTATTCAAAATAAAGAATTAGAGCTTAAAAACGAGCAATTGG is a window of Flavobacterium crocinum DNA encoding:
- a CDS encoding NAD(P)H-dependent oxidoreductase → MKKIFIINGGQKFAHSGGKFNKTVQDWTTEFLSKNNEYEIKTTHVEDDIDLDKEVEKFVWADVIIYHTPVWWFQLPNLFKKYIDDVFTAGHNKGIYKSDGRSRVNPDINYGTGGLLHGRKYMLTTSWNAPATAFTLPGEFFDQKSVDEGVMFGFHKMNKFTGMEKLDGFHFHDVEKGATTENIAIFKENYTKHLEQTFKNL
- a CDS encoding putative quinol monooxygenase, with product MISITAILKSKPEHLIEVKNMLTHLITETRKEEACIRYDLHTSENVFILWEEWKDQPGLDLHNSQSYLQDFIKKTETLVSSPIQVYKTEQIL
- a CDS encoding class I SAM-dependent methyltransferase produces the protein MKKSTIQEIKERFDKDVERFSNLETGQVATIDATISLELITEASKRIVPNAKKVLDVGCGAGNYTLMMLSKVPNLNCTLVDLSLPMLDRAFERVSAVTNEKVEIKQGDIRELDLEENSFDIILAGAVLHHLRDDEDWETTFTKLFKLLKPGGCLMISDLITQDTELLNEYTWQRYGEYLEGIGGAEYRQKVLDYIEKEDSPRSMNYQLDLMKKVGFSKVEILHKNMCFGAFGGIK
- a CDS encoding LysR family transcriptional regulator, coding for MELRHLKYFLAVAEELNFTKASEKLFISQPPLSRQIAELEEELQAKLFIRNNKKVELTEAGKYFEKEIKTLFQNLELISAKTKKIAENVSGEFRIAYISSIYSAVISDLIKHLKAQFPYVNFKLFEISTTKQIDALEQGKIEMGIIRSPVKSPKIKSHLWFQDGFSIVFNKKNIQIKSEKEILNLKDETFVFFNKDYAPHYHEVLLELCAFYGFTPKIIHEANNINSIVQLVKNGLGISIVPSNIAKNNQDPEIDFIELKKVNLFTNVSIITSKEDDSEITKTAVDFLLNKSSSR